The window ATATCCTTTTGGGTGGTCGCTACGTAGTCGCCCGGTTCGTAGACTTTGATGAAGCTTGGATCCGCGAGCGGGAGCTCGAAGGGTTCGCCCTTGTGGTTTTTCCAATCGTCTTTGCCGTTTGGGTTGTCGGACGAGGCGTAGTACACTCCGTTTTGGTAGATGTATCGATCTTGGCGGTCGTTGTTTCGACGCTGGAAGGCCACCCGGATTTTCCCGTCTGCGTATTTCATTCTTCCATACACCCCATAGGTGAAGTCGAGTCCGTGCTGGTTGGCATTGTCTACGTTGAAGTAGATCGGTTCGTTCCATTTGGATTCGCCGTCGTATTTGCAAATGAAGTACCGGCCGTTGTACGCGGAGCCCTTGCGCATGTACATGAATAGGTCGCCCTCGTCATTGAGGAAAAAGGTAGGGTAGGTGAGGCGGCCCCATACCTCAGCGTTTTCTACGCCGTCCATGGTGAGGTGCTTGTAGTCGCCATCTGGAGACTTCATGAAAAGGTCTAGATTAAAATCCTCGTCGGGAACTGTGGCAGCGTCGGGGATCGAGTAGCTGTAACGGAAGTAGTCTTGGTCGAAGGCGCCGTCATCCGTGAATCCCGGGCGGTAGGCGTGCATGTCGTAGAGCAGGTGGATGGTGCCGTTCTTGGGGCTGATGCCTACAGCGATGGTGTTGTGGGTTTCGCCGATCCACCATTTGTTGACGTAGCCGGTATGGCGGTGGGGAAACTCGATTGTGACTTGCTTGCCCGTATCCGTGTCGAGGCGAGTAAGCATGACGTGACGGTCCTCTTTTCCACCGCGGTACCAAGTCAGGAAGACATATTGCTTGAAGGTTTTGATGCAGTCGCCGTGTGGAACGAGCGCGTTGCCGAAGAAGTAGTCGTAGGCTCCCTCGCGATTGGGTGCGTCGCGTCCGACCTTTTTCCCGTCAAAGTATAGCGACTGGTCGTTGAGGTGGATTTCCGCTTCTAGGGTGACTTCGGCACTTAGGGTACAGGCCATCGCAATGAAGGCTGTCGCGAACGCTGCAAGCTTGATGGTGATCATCTTGAAAATTGGGCAAGTCGGTTGAGTCGATTTAGGAGGCGTTACTTGTTAGTTGGCCAAAATTGGCCGTCGTGCCAGAGGTAGAGGCGTTGGGCTTTTCCTTTGCGAATGTTCAGGATGATCGCTTCCGCTTTGCCGTCATCGTTGCGAACAGCTTGGAATTCCATTCGAGATTTGGGTACGGATGCGAAAACCTTGTCGACTTTCCAGTCTTGTCCCACTGTGCCTAGTTCGGAACTTGTGCTAGCGATGCCGAAGGCAGCGTTGCCGTTATCATCGGTGTAGAGAACGGCGGCTGTTTTGGATTTGTCTTTGCTTTCGATTCTTTCGAGGTCGAAGATTCGCTTTACCGGTTTCCCGTTTTCATCGATCAAAGTTCGGGATTCGGTGCCGGGCATGGGGAGGCTGTGGACCCATTCGGCATCCTGATACTGTACCATGCGCCACTCGCGATATCCTTGGCCCAGCGCGATGTAGGCGGCGGAAGGCTTGCCGTCCTGATCTGGAAGCGGTTCGGTGCTGAAGCTGGTTTCGCCGGTTGCTTCGGAGTCGTAAGCGAGTGCGTAGGTGTCGGCTATTTTCTTAGTGATGGGCACCTCCAGCTTTTTGCCTTCCACGTTGTAAAAGGTGTCGTCGCTTGTATCCAACTTCATGTAGTAGGTGTTGATGCGGCTGTAGTGAACCTTGTTGTGGATTTCGCG of the Pelagicoccus enzymogenes genome contains:
- a CDS encoding BNR-4 repeat-containing protein — protein: MITIKLAAFATAFIAMACTLSAEVTLEAEIHLNDQSLYFDGKKVGRDAPNREGAYDYFFGNALVPHGDCIKTFKQYVFLTWYRGGKEDRHVMLTRLDTDTGKQVTIEFPHRHTGYVNKWWIGETHNTIAVGISPKNGTIHLLYDMHAYRPGFTDDGAFDQDYFRYSYSIPDAATVPDEDFNLDLFMKSPDGDYKHLTMDGVENAEVWGRLTYPTFFLNDEGDLFMYMRKGSAYNGRYFICKYDGESKWNEPIYFNVDNANQHGLDFTYGVYGRMKYADGKIRVAFQRRNNDRQDRYIYQNGVYYASSDNPNGKDDWKNHKGEPFELPLADPSFIKVYEPGDYVATTQKDMVHMVGYFDFNVTDRGDEHIISRVRDNENDVTKFHHAYRASGESDFTVTTDFAGGVELYAAGNYILMITLKDGRPFVQRTEGGTNHWQTVYEPTSGRIFDKGIPHISNGKLYYYLKEPGSGDTRTTYLQIIDLDLN